One genomic region from Williamwhitmania sp. encodes:
- a CDS encoding EamA family transporter: MSDRAKAHLAIIVANILFGINYSAAKHVMPGYILPEGFTLLRIVSAAALLWLTSIFFKREKVLRSDYWRLFLASVFGVVLNQFMFLKGLNYTTPIDSSIIMTVNPVLVLLISALVLRDAITLTKVLGIAVGASGALLLIVQSGNVSFAGEHFTGNVLTFLNALSYAFYLVLIKPLMMRYSPVTVMKWVFTVGLIMMAPLGYTSLSEVQWSVMPGVAWGAIIFVMVGPTYLAYLLNSKGLQSLKPATVSIYIYFQPIIASLVSVWLGQDRITMVKVISTLLVFIGVYLVSGSGDVVRRLLVPQLRKSQ; this comes from the coding sequence ATGAGCGACAGAGCAAAGGCGCACCTTGCCATAATTGTGGCCAACATTCTTTTTGGTATCAACTATTCTGCTGCAAAGCACGTAATGCCGGGCTACATTTTACCCGAGGGTTTTACCTTGCTCCGCATTGTATCGGCGGCAGCACTGCTTTGGCTTACCTCAATTTTTTTTAAGCGAGAAAAGGTTTTACGGAGCGACTACTGGCGGCTTTTTCTTGCCTCGGTTTTTGGGGTAGTTCTAAACCAGTTCATGTTTCTGAAAGGGCTCAACTATACCACCCCCATCGACTCGTCCATTATAATGACGGTGAATCCGGTTCTTGTGTTATTGATTTCCGCGTTGGTACTTCGTGATGCCATAACCCTTACCAAGGTGCTGGGTATTGCTGTAGGAGCATCGGGAGCCCTACTGCTCATTGTGCAGAGCGGCAATGTCTCCTTTGCGGGCGAGCATTTTACCGGTAATGTGCTCACCTTCTTAAATGCTTTGTCCTATGCCTTCTACCTTGTGCTCATTAAGCCACTCATGATGCGCTACTCCCCGGTAACTGTAATGAAGTGGGTTTTCACCGTTGGTTTGATAATGATGGCTCCACTTGGTTATACCTCTCTCTCGGAAGTGCAGTGGAGTGTAATGCCTGGGGTGGCTTGGGGTGCAATTATATTTGTAATGGTGGGTCCAACTTACCTTGCATACTTGCTCAACAGCAAGGGCCTTCAGTCCTTGAAGCCAGCCACGGTGAGTATCTACATCTACTTCCAACCCATTATTGCATCGCTGGTGTCGGTGTGGCTGGGACAGGATAGGATTACAATGGTTAAGGTAATCTCTACCCTGTTGGTATTCATAGGTGTTTACCTTGTTTCCGGTTCGGGCGATGTAGTGAGACGGTTACTGGTGCCGCAGCTGCGTAAAAGCCAGTAG